A region of the Leucobacter komagatae genome:
CCGGCTTCCCGTCTGTCGTGGTGACCGAAATCGCCCGGGTGCGTCCGTCCGCGCCCTCCGCGCTCGACTCAGATTCAAACGCGCTCGGGATCTTCTGACCCGAGCCGCCCGCGCTCGAATGAGTCAGGATGGGGATAAGGATCGCCGCAACGACGCCAAGAATGACGAGAAACAGCGCGAGAACTGAGATGAGTACGATGCGCTTTACCGAACGGCGCGGTGCGGGCGAGGTCATGCCCTCATGTTAGCGCCGCAAAGCGCTCTTCCCAACGTGCTAAGATCATGCCCATACGTCCATGATTGATTGAGTACTGCCTCGTGGGAGAAACACCCGCGAGGCCCGAAATGTGTAAGGGGGTCACGCATGGGGCGCGGCCGTCAGAAGGCAAAACACACTAAGGTCGCTCGGGAGCTGAAGTATTTCAGCCCGGCCACCAACTACTCGGAGCTTGAGCGCGAGCTCGCTTCGGGTCACCTCTCCGAAGAGGATAGGTGGGCGGATCTAGCCGACAAGTACAACGTCGACGACGAAGATTCGGACGACGACGAGAAGTAGCCGTTCACCCGGCTCTCGCAGCTTGCTGGTTCTGGCCGCCTCACGGAAGTGAGGCGGCCAGAAC
Encoded here:
- a CDS encoding DUF3073 domain-containing protein; protein product: MGRGRQKAKHTKVARELKYFSPATNYSELERELASGHLSEEDRWADLADKYNVDDEDSDDDEK